In Nicotiana tabacum cultivar K326 chromosome 11, ASM71507v2, whole genome shotgun sequence, a single window of DNA contains:
- the LOC107797691 gene encoding STOREKEEPER protein-like, producing the protein MYSFYYFIAEKLQVKVDRFRMNDKVRRLKRKLFANLEKKGQNPIFTSPHDYLIFELSKKLWGDDYLVYEYSKKIYGGKISGGSINRLVKNVNNVRDQVNNTFAKLKDVEKEIVVKEVAANGEIDDEDQLNFQSKYPHLAATFNVMKKTMSLVDSDKMRDLEEELKKLQEKETDLKIKRLDLIRENCELVAEVTRGTLKFGGWDNN; encoded by the exons ATGTACTCTTTCTACTACTTCATCGCGGAAAAATTGCAAGTCAAAGTTGATAGGTTTAGGATGAATGATAAGGTTAGGAGGTTGAAAAGGAAGTTGTTTGctaatttggagaagaaaggacAGAACCCTATTTTCACCAGTCctcatgattatttaatttttgaGCTTTCTAAGAAACTATGGGGTGATGATTATTTAGTCTATGAATATTCAAAGAAAATATATGGTGGCAAGATTAGTGGTGGGAGTATTAATAGGCTTGTTAAGAATGTGAACAACGTGAGGGATCAAGTTAATAATACCTTTGCCAAACTAAAGGATGTTGAGAAAGAGATTGTTGTAAAAGAGGTGGCGGCTAATGGTGAAATAGATGATGAAGATCAACTGAATTTTCAGTCCAAGTATCCGCATTTGGCTGCAACTTTTAATGTGATGAAGAAAACTATGAGTTTGGTTGATAGTGACAAGATGAGGGATTTGGAGGAAGAGTTGAAGAAACTGCAGGAGAAAGAAACTGATTTGAAGATAAAGAGGTTAGATTTGATTAGGGAGAATTGTGAATTGGTGGCTGAGGTTACGAGAG GAACATTAAAATTTGGTGGTTGGGACAATAATTGA
- the LOC107769254 gene encoding formin-like protein 3 codes for MGVGIRVSSVFVFLCVWAATSSEGNQKLNLGEDTAEQIWSHCIQGSQKNTEAASFLDLSLHQEATGTYIYLKSDIALLRKIILQKAISDLTPENKQILLECLRRKSLPLHCSGSKATSIAWLSKYQELFLQWSSVPRRYLRERKLQEKLTPDVAVPVVAPSPGDRAVSPINAPVPAPTSSPIKPPAKAPTPQTRVSPPAKAPAPQTRVNPPAKAPTPQTRANASKPLPVIPPPAKPQNTGTNPTENNRKDSTYIIAAVSVGAVAGIALLVLLLILCLRKSKKKEAGPQYGLRDEKPLLNFCSDSSQKSSSIGSSTQKDFKASSTVNSLSVPDNSSEAEAKTDALVTALPLPPGKSVPPSPAPPPPPPKPPAPKPPPPPKAARPPPPNPPKPGNLPKPSPLGAHKRRNSSAGKETELSDESDAPKAKLKPFFWDKVLANPDHSMVWHDIKAGSFQFNEEMMESLFGYAQANPGKNEGTKASASFEATPQYIQIIDAKKSQNLAIILKALNVTTEEVCDALKEGNKLPPELIQTISKMAPTADEELKLRLYCGEISQLGPSERFLKSLVEIPFAFKRMEALLLMSTLPEDVSAIKESFATLEVACQELRNSRLFLKLLEAVLKTGNRMNDGTYRGGAQAFKLDTLLKLSDVKGTDGKTTLLNFVVQEIIRSEGLKAVCKLRESESLSSVKTEDLVEDASQDSVEYHRNLGLQVVSGLSNELENVKKAALIDGDNLSSSVSRLGNSLVKTKGFLDTEMKSLEEGSKFRDTLTNFMQHAEEEINWILEEEKKIMALVKSTGDYFHGSAGKDEGLRLFTVVRDFLIMVDKACTVVRKSTKLAANTPRKGAPTVSPSQESNSDSLPDVHQRLFPAIQERRMDEDFSSDDEKSSP; via the exons ATGGGCGTGGGAATAAGGGTCAGTTCTGTATTTGTGTTTCTTTGTGTTTGGGCAGCCACTAGCTCAGAAGGGAATCAGAAGCTTAATTTGGGTGAAGATACG GCCGAGCAAATATGGAGTCATTGCATACAAGGATCACAAAAGAATACAGAAGCTGCAAGTTTTCTGGATTTATCTCTTCATCAGGAAGCAACAGGAACCTATATCTACTTAAAATCAGATATAGCATTGTTGAGAAAAATAATCTTACAAAAGGCTATTAGTGATCTGACTCCTGAAAATAAGCAGATCCTTTTGGAGTGCTTAAGAAGGAAAAGTCTTCCTCTTCATTGTTCGGGTAGTAAGGCTACGTCCATTGCTTGGTTAAGCAAGTACCAAGAGCTTTTCTTACAATGGTCCAGTGTTCCCAGAAGGTACCTAAGAGAAAGAAAACTTCAAGAGAAGCTAACACCTGATGTTGCGGTTCCAGTTGTCGCTCCATCTCCAGGCGACAGGGCAGTATCACCAATTAATGCTCCAGTGCCAGCGCCCACGAGCTCACCAATTAAACCTCCTGCAAAGGCTCCGACACCTCAGACTCGTGTCAGTCCTCCTGCAAAAGCACCGGCACCTCAGACTCGTGTCAACCCTCCTGCAAAGGCTCCAACACCTCAGACTCGTGCTAACGCTTCTAAACCTTTGCCTGTCATTCCTCCTCCCGCTAAACCACAAAATACTGGAACAAATCCTACAGAAAATAACCGGAAGGACAGTACTTATATTATCGCTGCTGTTTCTGTAGGTGCTGTGGCAGGAATTGCCCTTTTGGTTCTCTTATTAATATTGTGTCTtagaaaaagtaaaaagaaagaaGCAGGTCCACAATATGGGCTAAGAGATGAGAAGCCCCTTCTTAACTTTTGTTCAG ATTCTTCTCAGAAGTCTTCGAGCATAGGAAGTTCAACCCAGAAAGATTTCAAGGCATCATCTACTGTAAATAGTCTTTCGGTGCCGGATAATTCTTCAGAGGCTGAAGCTAAAACAGATGCACTTGTAACTGCATTACCACTTCCTCCAGGAAAATCTGTACCTCCATCCCCtgcaccaccacctcctcctcctaAACCACCTGCTCCAAAGCCACCTCCGCCTCCAAAAGCTGCTCGCCCTCCTCCTCCTAATCCACCAAAGCCTGGTAATCTGCCAAAGCCTTCACCTCTTGGAGCGCATAAGAGACGAAATTCTTCTGCTGGTAAGGAAACTGAATTGTCTGATGAATCTGATGCTCCAAAGGCAAAACTAAAGCCATTTTTCTGGGACAAAGTTCTTGCTAATCCTGATCACTCAATGGTTTGGCATGATATCAAAGCTGGCTCATTCCA ATTTAATGAGGAGATGATGGAGTCGTTATTCGGATATGCCCAAGCTAATCCAGGCAAAAATGAGGGCACAAAAGCTTCAGCATCTTTTGAAGCTACCCCACAGTATATTCAGATAATTGATGCTAAGAAATCACAAAATCTAGCAATTATTCTTAAAGCCTTAAATGTGACAACAGAAGAAGTTTGTGATGCTCTCAAAGAGG GTAATAAACTGCCTCCTGAACTTATTCAAACTATATCAAAGATGGCACCAACGGCAGATGAAGAACTCAAGCTTCGGTTATATTGTGGGGAAATTTCTCAGCTTGGTCCTTCTGAAAGGTTTCTCAAGTCCCTGGTTGAAATTCCCTTTGCCTTCAAACGGATGGAAGCGTTATTGCTCATGAGTACTCTTCCGGAAGATGTTTCTGCCATTAAAGAGTCCTTTGCAACTTTAGAG GTGGCATGCCAGGAGCTGAGAAACAGCAGACTCTTCCTGAAACTTCTAGAAGCAGTTCTCAAAACTGGGAACCGCATGAATGATGGAACCTACCGTGGTGGTGCACAGGCATTCAAGCTCGATACGCTGCTGAAACTCTCAGATGTTAAAGGAACTGATGGTAAGACCACACTCCTCAACTTTGTTGTTCAGGAAATTATCCGATCAGAAGGATTAAAAGCAGTGTGCAAGTTAAGGGAGAGCGAAAGCTTATCGAGTGTGAAAACAGAAGATCTTGTCGAGGATGCTTCTCAGGACTCGGTGGAGTACCACCGTAACCTTGGTCTCCAGGTGGTTTCTGGTCTAAGCAATGAGCTTGAGAATGTAAAAAAAGCAGCACTTATAGATGGTGACAACTTAAGTTCATCTGTCTCCAGACTTGGTAACTCACTAGTGAAAACTAAAGGGTTTCTAGACACTGAAATGAAAAGTTTGGAGGAAGGTAGTAAGTTTCGTGATACGCTCACCAATTTTATGCAACATGCGGAAGAGGAGATCAATTGGATactagaagaagagaaaaagataaTGGCTTTGGTCAAGAGTACAGGAGACTACTTCCATGGAAGTGCTGGAAAGGATGAAGGCTTGCGTCTGTTCACAGTTGTTCGTGATTTCTTGATAATGGTGGACAAGGCATGTACAGTGGTGAGAAAATCAACTAAGTTGGCGGCAAACACTCCTAGAAAAGGGGCACCCACGGTATCACCTTCCCAGGAATCCAATTCAGATTCTTTGCCAGATGTTCATCAACGACTATTTCCTGCAATCCAGGAGAGACGGATGGATGAGGATTTTAGTTCTGATGATGAGAAATCATCCCCATAG